In Gemmata obscuriglobus, a single genomic region encodes these proteins:
- a CDS encoding PQQ-binding-like beta-propeller repeat protein: MRSRIPLECRGRREWTPRPVTDRLPTARSETTMKGIERLVFVGLNGYAVALDRETGEIVWSNNELKSGYVTLLLDGDRLIVSTNGYIFCLDPLTGRVIWNNHMKGYGGGAPTALVSVRGQSSQVLTQQAAEATAWQAAASANHTTSHTTSS, from the coding sequence GTGCGGTCGCGCATTCCGTTGGAGTGCCGGGGCAGGCGAGAATGGACGCCGCGACCGGTTACGGACCGTTTACCTACTGCGAGGAGCGAGACCACCATGAAGGGCATCGAGCGGCTCGTGTTCGTCGGCCTGAACGGGTACGCGGTGGCGCTGGACCGCGAGACCGGCGAAATCGTCTGGTCCAACAACGAACTCAAGTCCGGGTACGTCACCCTGCTGCTGGACGGGGACCGGCTGATCGTGTCCACGAACGGGTACATCTTCTGCCTGGACCCGCTCACCGGCCGGGTCATCTGGAACAACCACATGAAGGGGTACGGCGGCGGGGCGCCGACGGCGCTCGTGTCGGTGCGCGGGCAGAGTTCGCAGGTGCTGACCCAGCAGGCGGCCGAGGCGACCGCGTGGCAAGCCGCCGCGTCGGCCAACCACACCACCAGTCACACCACGTCCAGTTGA
- a CDS encoding sulfurtransferase, whose amino-acid sequence MTRFVTLAAVAALAAAGMGRAGDYPRPDLLVEPAALAGPGAPKGLVVLDARPRAKYDAGHVPGARWVDHAEWAKGFGDGRDAAGWSKRVAGLGLTADSRVVVYDDSRAKDAARVWWVLRYWGVKDVRLLNGGWLGWEKGKHPTEKAEPVVKPSAFKAVAAPERMATKDELLKSLPGGTLQIVDARSEGEFCGLDALKNKRAGAVPGAKQLEWSDLIDADSHRFKPADELKTLFDAAGIKLSRPTATHCQSGGRASVMAYGLELMGATDVRNYYQSWSEWGNADDTPVVKPAPKKK is encoded by the coding sequence GTGACAAGGTTCGTTACACTCGCCGCGGTCGCGGCGCTCGCCGCGGCCGGAATGGGCCGGGCCGGGGACTACCCGCGGCCGGACCTGCTGGTCGAACCGGCCGCCCTCGCCGGCCCCGGAGCGCCCAAAGGGCTCGTCGTCCTCGACGCCCGGCCGCGGGCCAAGTACGACGCCGGGCACGTGCCGGGCGCCCGGTGGGTGGACCACGCCGAGTGGGCCAAGGGCTTCGGCGACGGCCGGGACGCGGCGGGGTGGTCGAAGCGGGTCGCGGGCCTGGGCCTGACCGCCGACAGCCGCGTGGTCGTGTACGACGACAGCCGGGCCAAGGACGCGGCCCGCGTCTGGTGGGTCCTCCGCTACTGGGGCGTGAAGGACGTGCGCCTCCTCAACGGCGGCTGGCTCGGGTGGGAGAAGGGGAAGCACCCCACAGAGAAGGCGGAACCCGTGGTCAAGCCCAGCGCGTTCAAGGCCGTCGCCGCCCCGGAGCGGATGGCCACGAAGGACGAACTGCTCAAGTCCCTCCCGGGCGGCACGCTCCAGATCGTGGACGCCCGCTCGGAGGGGGAGTTCTGCGGCCTCGACGCGCTGAAGAACAAGCGGGCCGGCGCGGTCCCCGGGGCGAAGCAACTGGAGTGGTCCGACCTGATCGACGCGGACTCGCACCGCTTCAAACCGGCGGACGAGTTGAAGACGCTGTTCGACGCCGCCGGCATCAAGCTGAGCCGCCCGACCGCCACCCACTGCCAGTCCGGGGGCCGGGCGTCGGTCATGGCCTACGGGCTGGAGCTGATGGGCGCGACGGACGTGCGGAACTACTACCAGAGCTGGTCCGAGTGGGGCAACGCCGACGACACGCCCGTGGTGAAGCCGGCCCCGAAGAAGAAGTGA